In one Umezawaea sp. Da 62-37 genomic region, the following are encoded:
- a CDS encoding ABC transporter permease, with protein sequence MSTATLTAPTAPAAIRAGVVDNRATYISFGLAYVLGHGAAALSKGADPLVALPGWLPMTLLGIGLAAGSVHSTIAAMGAQRGASKSDALSGTLLGISWAGGFAALFLAITGLTSIVDVPDLQTILWPTGSGLVVGLLYLGEGAVRRNVLHYCLGTWLALTSSAALFLHTSALFGVLAVAGGGGYAVAALLERKRLNATA encoded by the coding sequence ATGAGCACCGCGACCCTCACCGCCCCGACCGCCCCCGCCGCGATCCGCGCCGGCGTGGTCGACAACCGCGCCACCTACATCAGCTTCGGCCTCGCCTACGTCCTCGGCCACGGCGCCGCCGCCCTGTCCAAGGGCGCCGATCCCCTGGTCGCGCTGCCCGGCTGGCTGCCGATGACCCTGCTCGGCATCGGTCTGGCCGCGGGCAGCGTCCACAGCACCATCGCGGCCATGGGCGCCCAGCGCGGCGCGAGCAAGTCCGACGCGCTCTCCGGCACCCTGCTCGGCATCTCCTGGGCGGGCGGCTTCGCGGCCCTCTTCCTCGCCATCACCGGCCTCACGTCCATCGTGGACGTGCCGGACCTGCAAACGATCCTCTGGCCCACCGGCTCCGGGCTGGTCGTCGGCCTGCTCTACCTCGGCGAGGGCGCGGTCCGCCGCAACGTCCTGCACTACTGCCTCGGCACCTGGCTCGCCCTGACCTCGTCCGCCGCCCTCTTCCTGCACACCTCGGCCCTCTTCGGCGTCCTCGCCGTCGCGGGCGGCGGCGGCTACGCGGTCGCGGCGCTGCTGGAGCGCAAGCGCCTCAACGCCACTGCCTGA
- a CDS encoding TetR/AcrR family transcriptional regulator, whose amino-acid sequence MSTAPRARNRRGEGGLLRAEILAAATGLLDASGDPRAVTLRAVARAVGIAAPSIYPHFLDQSAIVLAVVRQAYAELADLIGSAMDRAGEDPRHRLHALCAAYLDFAHRHPERYRLLFGGVRIPGPGSGITPEDLLDLGAGALRLVVEGMTACVTAGCCTSTDPAADAIALWLGLHGLAHQRAIVTSFPWPADITRRLAVPLSHLVA is encoded by the coding sequence GTGAGCACCGCGCCCCGCGCGCGGAACCGCCGGGGGGAGGGCGGCCTGCTCCGCGCCGAGATCCTGGCCGCCGCGACCGGGCTGCTCGACGCGAGCGGCGACCCGCGGGCCGTGACGCTGCGGGCCGTCGCCCGCGCCGTCGGGATCGCCGCCCCGTCGATCTACCCGCACTTCCTCGACCAGTCGGCCATCGTGCTGGCCGTCGTGCGGCAGGCCTACGCGGAACTGGCCGACCTGATCGGGTCCGCGATGGACCGCGCGGGCGAGGACCCCCGGCACCGGCTGCACGCCCTCTGCGCGGCCTACCTGGACTTCGCCCACCGCCACCCCGAGCGCTACCGCCTCCTGTTCGGCGGCGTCCGGATACCCGGTCCCGGCAGCGGCATCACCCCCGAGGACCTCCTCGACCTCGGCGCCGGAGCACTGCGTCTCGTCGTCGAGGGCATGACCGCCTGCGTCACCGCGGGCTGCTGCACCAGCACGGACCCGGCCGCCGACGCGATCGCGCTGTGGTTGGGACTGCACGGGCTCGCCCACCAGCGCGCGATCGTCACGTCGTTCCCCTGGCCCGCCGACATCACCCGGCGGCTCGCCGTCCCCCTGTCCCACCTCGTCGCCTGA
- a CDS encoding medium chain dehydrogenase/reductase family protein, with protein sequence MNSSTATTLTTEVVLPGKVETSGLVVHTRELPAPAAGQVVLRMEASGVSFAEQQMRRGKYYDQPAFPFVPGYDVVGTVTAVGADVDRGLVGRRFAAVVKTGGWASSLLLDAGDLVAVPDGVDATAAETVAVNGVTAWQMLHRSAKVREGGTIVVLGANGGVGSTLVQLARHAGIKVIGTASARHHDTVRDLGAIPVDYRDPAMYERIREIAPDGVDAVFDHVGGAAGLRQSWALLRKGGTLVSYGTAATKDDEGNSQLPVLKSFFRLLVWNHLPNGKGANFYNFWAGKRRLETFRGRLRDDLTQVLRLVADGVLTPQIAAEFPLTEAGAALALAESRTVAGKVVIVPDAPRP encoded by the coding sequence ATGAACAGCAGCACCGCCACCACCCTCACCACCGAGGTCGTCCTGCCGGGCAAGGTCGAGACGAGCGGACTGGTGGTCCACACCCGTGAACTCCCGGCCCCCGCGGCGGGCCAGGTCGTCCTGCGGATGGAGGCGAGCGGCGTGTCGTTCGCCGAGCAGCAGATGCGCCGCGGCAAGTACTACGACCAGCCCGCGTTCCCCTTCGTGCCCGGCTACGACGTCGTCGGCACGGTGACCGCCGTCGGCGCGGACGTGGACCGGGGTCTGGTCGGCCGCCGGTTCGCCGCGGTCGTCAAGACCGGCGGCTGGGCCAGTTCCCTGCTGCTGGACGCGGGAGACCTGGTCGCCGTGCCGGACGGCGTCGACGCGACGGCCGCGGAGACCGTGGCGGTCAACGGGGTCACGGCGTGGCAGATGCTGCACCGCTCCGCGAAGGTGCGCGAGGGCGGGACGATCGTGGTGCTGGGCGCCAACGGCGGTGTCGGGTCCACGCTCGTGCAGTTGGCCCGGCACGCCGGGATCAAGGTGATCGGCACGGCGTCGGCGCGGCACCACGACACGGTGCGCGACCTGGGCGCGATCCCGGTCGACTACCGCGACCCCGCCATGTACGAGCGCATCCGGGAGATCGCGCCGGACGGCGTCGACGCGGTGTTCGACCACGTCGGTGGCGCCGCCGGGCTGCGCCAGTCGTGGGCGCTGCTGCGCAAGGGCGGGACCCTGGTGTCCTACGGCACCGCGGCGACGAAGGACGACGAGGGCAACTCGCAGCTGCCGGTGCTGAAGTCGTTCTTCCGGCTGCTGGTGTGGAACCACCTGCCCAACGGCAAAGGCGCGAACTTCTACAACTTCTGGGCGGGCAAGCGCCGCCTGGAGACCTTCCGCGGCCGCCTGCGCGACGACCTCACCCAGGTGCTGCGGCTGGTCGCCGACGGCGTCCTCACCCCGCAGATCGCCGCGGAGTTCCCGCTGACCGAGGCCGGCGCGGCACTGGCGCTCGCCGAGTCCCGCACCGTCGCGGGCAAGGTGGTCATCGTTCCCGACGCGCCCAGGCCGTGA
- a CDS encoding TetR/AcrR family transcriptional regulator, which translates to MDTTAETDSSTPTRARNRRGEGARLRDDIVAAAVELLDETGDETAVTLRAVARRVGIAAPSIYRHFPDQPMIMLAVVRQAFEELDEQLRAAVAAAGDDPRGRLFAIGHAYLEFAQRHPGRYRTMFGGLWMPDLDKTALTEADLAALGDATMKLTADALGACVAAGIATSDDLTADAVALWLGLHGLAHQRAVTVAFPWPVDIAERIITALAHLD; encoded by the coding sequence ATGGACACCACCGCGGAGACGGACTCGTCGACCCCCACCCGTGCGCGCAACCGGCGGGGGGAGGGCGCCCGCCTGCGCGACGACATCGTGGCCGCGGCGGTCGAACTCCTCGACGAGACCGGTGACGAGACCGCCGTGACCCTGCGCGCGGTCGCCCGCCGCGTCGGGATCGCCGCGCCGTCGATCTACCGGCACTTCCCCGACCAGCCGATGATCATGCTGGCCGTGGTGCGGCAGGCGTTCGAAGAACTGGACGAGCAGCTCCGCGCCGCCGTGGCCGCCGCGGGTGACGACCCCCGCGGGCGGCTCTTCGCGATCGGCCACGCCTACCTCGAGTTCGCCCAACGGCACCCCGGCCGGTACCGGACCATGTTCGGCGGGCTCTGGATGCCCGACCTGGACAAGACCGCGCTGACCGAGGCCGACCTGGCGGCCCTGGGGGACGCGACGATGAAGCTGACCGCCGACGCCCTCGGCGCCTGCGTCGCGGCGGGCATCGCCACCAGCGACGACCTGACCGCCGACGCGGTCGCCCTGTGGCTGGGCCTGCACGGGCTGGCCCACCAGCGCGCGGTCACCGTCGCGTTCCCGTGGCCGGTCGACATCGCGGAGCGCATCATCACCGCCCTGGCGCACCTGGACTGA
- a CDS encoding DUF4832 domain-containing protein, with translation MSKIVWGLVVAVAATCAAATPAGAAISAPSVTSTATTVTYQVAYTGTPAFARVYVDVDRNAGTGFAQTGVGADYLLENGSLHRHAGGGWAWTSVKSVPFTLSGGTARWTVERADIGEQASPNDADAVFQVESPLETSAKLTYSYTGGGGGSGTVYEPSTALIANPERGLYHHTQDCDKADFSAAALRQYRESQGITLVMCVFYLAEYKASPIAQTALDRLGRQFAAARAAGVKLVLRFAYTASDTGDDAPKDRVLGHLDQLAPYLSGNADVIGVVQAGFIGAWGEWYYTRNFGNAGTVTSADWANRKAVVDKLLSVLPATRSVQLRTPKIKRTLYAGGAARLGHHNDCFLASPDDFGTYENTAVEYPYLEAETRTAPMGGETCAQNAPRSDCPTATAELSRFHWSYLNTDYQQTVLQSWAAQGCLADVTNRLGYRFTLRDGTFPATAARGSGLAVRIGLTNDGYAATVNPRNVALVLRNTSTGAVTRVPLNADPRTWLPGAITVAQTVVVPSSLAPGTYALLLELADPALPTRPEYSVRTANNGLWDAATGLNDLRHAVVVS, from the coding sequence GTGTCGAAGATCGTGTGGGGTCTGGTGGTGGCGGTAGCCGCCACGTGCGCGGCGGCGACGCCCGCCGGGGCGGCCATCTCGGCCCCGTCGGTGACGAGCACCGCGACGACCGTGACCTACCAGGTGGCGTACACCGGGACGCCCGCGTTCGCGCGGGTCTACGTGGACGTGGACCGCAACGCCGGAACCGGGTTCGCGCAGACGGGCGTGGGCGCCGACTACCTGCTGGAGAACGGGTCGCTCCACCGGCACGCCGGTGGCGGCTGGGCGTGGACGTCGGTGAAGTCGGTGCCGTTCACGCTGTCCGGCGGGACGGCGCGGTGGACGGTGGAGCGGGCGGACATCGGGGAGCAGGCGAGCCCGAACGACGCCGACGCGGTGTTCCAGGTGGAGTCTCCGCTGGAGACCTCCGCCAAGCTGACGTACTCCTACACCGGCGGTGGCGGCGGGAGCGGCACGGTCTACGAGCCGTCGACCGCGCTGATCGCCAACCCGGAGCGCGGGCTCTACCACCACACCCAGGACTGCGACAAAGCCGACTTCTCGGCGGCCGCGCTGCGCCAGTACCGCGAGTCGCAGGGCATCACCCTGGTGATGTGCGTGTTCTACCTCGCCGAGTACAAGGCCTCGCCGATCGCGCAGACCGCGCTGGACCGGTTGGGGCGGCAGTTCGCCGCGGCGCGCGCGGCGGGCGTGAAACTGGTGCTGCGCTTCGCCTACACGGCGTCGGACACCGGTGACGACGCGCCGAAGGACCGGGTGCTCGGCCACCTGGACCAGCTGGCGCCCTACCTCTCGGGGAACGCGGACGTGATCGGCGTCGTGCAGGCGGGCTTCATCGGCGCCTGGGGCGAGTGGTACTACACGCGCAACTTCGGCAACGCGGGCACCGTCACCTCCGCGGACTGGGCCAACCGCAAAGCCGTGGTGGACAAGCTGTTGAGCGTGCTGCCCGCCACGAGGTCGGTGCAGCTGCGGACGCCGAAGATCAAGCGCACCCTCTACGCGGGGGGCGCCGCCCGGCTGGGCCACCACAACGACTGCTTCCTGGCCAGCCCGGACGACTTCGGCACCTACGAGAACACCGCGGTGGAGTACCCGTACCTGGAGGCCGAGACCCGGACCGCCCCGATGGGCGGCGAGACGTGCGCCCAGAACGCGCCCCGCTCGGACTGCCCCACGGCCACCGCCGAGCTGTCCAGGTTCCACTGGTCGTACCTGAACACCGACTACCAGCAGACCGTCCTCCAGTCGTGGGCGGCGCAGGGCTGCCTGGCGGACGTGACCAACCGCCTCGGCTACCGGTTCACGCTGCGCGACGGCACGTTCCCGGCGACCGCCGCGCGCGGTTCGGGCCTGGCCGTCCGGATCGGGCTCACCAACGACGGCTACGCGGCCACCGTGAACCCGCGCAACGTGGCCCTGGTGCTGCGCAACACCTCCACCGGCGCGGTGACGCGGGTCCCGCTCAACGCCGACCCCCGCACGTGGCTGCCCGGCGCGATCACCGTGGCGCAGACCGTCGTGGTGCCGTCGTCACTGGCTCCCGGCACCTACGCGCTGCTGCTGGAACTGGCCGACCCGGCGCTGCCCACCCGGCCCGAGTACTCCGTGCGGACGGCCAACAACGGCCTGTGGGACGCGGCGACCGGACTGAACGACCTGCGGCACGCGGTGGTGGTGTCCTGA
- a CDS encoding LD-carboxypeptidase gives MAVTFPAPLLPGDLIGITSPSSGVREDMTGRLDRAIRTVESHGYEVAVGTCMDGSGHVSAPAAERAAELMAMLTDPAVRAVVPPWGGETAIDLLPLLDWDALRRAVPTWMVGFSDIATIITPLTLVAGIATVHGNNLMDTPYRTPEGLLSWLDVVAAPAGSTLVQTPPGRYRAAAFDDYRHHPDVDRLDLDTPGRWQRLDGEGDVDVMGRLVGGCVETLCNLTGTPFGDVAGFRRASAPEGLIVYVEAAESDAAAICRHLHGMRMAGFFDGANAVLVGRTRAPAWGALTQHAAVLDALGGLGVPIIADVECGHVMPYLPLVNGALGRVVHTADHDRLEQTLA, from the coding sequence ATGGCCGTCACCTTCCCCGCACCACTGCTGCCCGGTGATCTGATCGGGATCACGTCGCCGTCCAGCGGTGTCCGGGAGGACATGACGGGACGCCTCGACCGGGCGATCCGCACGGTGGAGTCCCACGGCTACGAAGTGGCCGTGGGAACGTGCATGGACGGCTCGGGGCACGTGAGCGCGCCCGCCGCGGAACGCGCGGCGGAACTCATGGCCATGCTGACCGATCCGGCGGTCAGGGCCGTCGTGCCGCCGTGGGGCGGTGAGACGGCGATCGACCTGCTGCCCCTGCTGGACTGGGACGCGCTGCGGCGGGCCGTGCCGACGTGGATGGTCGGGTTCTCCGACATCGCGACGATCATCACGCCGCTGACCCTGGTGGCGGGGATCGCGACCGTCCACGGCAACAACCTCATGGACACGCCCTACCGGACGCCGGAAGGGCTGCTCTCCTGGCTGGACGTCGTCGCGGCCCCGGCCGGGTCGACCCTCGTGCAGACGCCGCCGGGCCGCTACCGCGCGGCGGCGTTCGACGACTACCGGCACCACCCCGACGTCGACCGCCTCGACCTGGACACACCCGGCCGGTGGCAGCGGCTCGACGGCGAAGGGGACGTGGACGTCATGGGGAGGCTGGTCGGCGGGTGCGTCGAGACCCTGTGCAACCTGACCGGCACCCCCTTCGGCGACGTCGCCGGATTCCGCCGCGCGTCGGCCCCGGAGGGGTTGATCGTCTACGTCGAGGCCGCCGAGTCCGACGCCGCGGCCATCTGCCGCCACCTCCACGGCATGAGGATGGCCGGGTTCTTCGACGGGGCGAACGCGGTCCTCGTCGGCCGCACCAGGGCGCCCGCGTGGGGCGCGCTGACGCAGCACGCGGCGGTCCTCGACGCGCTCGGCGGCCTGGGGGTGCCGATCATCGCCGACGTCGAGTGCGGCCACGTCATGCCGTACCTGCCATTGGTCAACGGCGCCCTCGGCCGGGTCGTGCACACGGCCGACCACGACCGCCTGGAACAGACCCTGGCGTGA
- a CDS encoding response regulator transcription factor, translated as MPIRVLIADDQEVVRRGMRRILDSQADIEVVAEAADGLAALEQADRVRPDVALLDVRMPGLDGLEVTRRLAGPDARTPVKVVVVTTFDLDEYVYPALRNGASGFLLKKSGPVLLVEAVRAAVNGDTLISPSITVRLLRQVVDTRPEPRAPLEPLTGREVEVAGKVAEGLTNADIGAELFIGAGTVKTHVAAIQRKLGVRNRVGIALWAHEMGCSGKLPS; from the coding sequence ATGCCCATCCGCGTGCTGATCGCCGACGACCAGGAGGTGGTCCGCCGCGGCATGCGCCGGATCCTCGACAGCCAGGCCGACATCGAGGTGGTCGCCGAGGCCGCCGACGGGCTCGCGGCACTGGAGCAGGCCGATCGGGTGCGACCGGACGTGGCGCTGCTGGACGTCCGGATGCCGGGACTGGACGGCCTGGAGGTGACCAGGAGGCTGGCGGGGCCGGACGCGCGGACCCCGGTGAAGGTGGTCGTGGTGACCACCTTCGACCTGGACGAGTACGTCTACCCGGCCCTGCGCAACGGCGCTTCCGGCTTCCTGCTGAAGAAGTCCGGCCCGGTGCTGCTCGTCGAAGCCGTGCGGGCGGCGGTCAACGGCGACACCCTGATCAGCCCGTCGATCACCGTCCGGCTGCTCCGCCAGGTCGTGGACACCCGACCGGAGCCGCGCGCGCCGCTGGAACCGCTGACCGGACGGGAGGTCGAGGTCGCGGGCAAGGTCGCCGAGGGTCTGACGAACGCCGACATCGGGGCGGAGCTGTTCATCGGCGCGGGCACCGTCAAGACCCACGTCGCCGCGATCCAGCGCAAGCTCGGCGTGCGCAACCGGGTCGGGATCGCCTTGTGGGCCCACGAGATGGGCTGCTCCGGCAAGCTCCCGTCCTGA
- a CDS encoding histidine kinase gives MRADSKPRPGLLRQVLPVLVLLPPAFVGQPGALVVALCATATVLAATWRWAAHRIGLGTAAVSAVSLALDVGYSGAPAMALLWTPCELAGLLVLLGRAVRSVPAPRVVPVTALACAAAMALPLRFSLHLSPPRWDTAAFGLLAVPFPLAVAVGIGVYLRGLDSAGVRAVAEARVRQRLELAGLLHDSVAHEVTGIVVEVQAARFVPYDEAEAREAFARVEEAGLRALDSMDHAVATLRDSGPTVPGPKDLRALVERFSPAARFDEVGGTAGELRGARGEAAYAVVLEALTNVRRHVPGVPDVVVAVTPVDGPAVEVSVTDGGSGAAPGATRATGGSGLAAVRERVEAAGGVLEAGPRGAGWRVAAVFPVG, from the coding sequence GTGCGTGCCGACTCCAAGCCCCGGCCGGGACTGCTCCGGCAGGTGCTGCCCGTGCTCGTCCTGCTCCCGCCCGCGTTCGTCGGGCAGCCGGGGGCCCTCGTCGTCGCGCTGTGCGCCACCGCGACCGTGCTGGCGGCGACCTGGAGGTGGGCCGCGCACCGGATCGGGCTCGGCACGGCGGCCGTCTCCGCCGTCTCACTGGCCCTGGACGTCGGCTACTCCGGCGCACCCGCCATGGCGCTGCTGTGGACGCCCTGCGAACTGGCGGGCCTGCTGGTGCTGCTCGGCCGCGCGGTGCGCTCGGTCCCCGCCCCGCGGGTCGTCCCCGTCACGGCCCTGGCGTGCGCCGCGGCCATGGCGCTGCCACTGCGGTTCAGCCTGCACCTGTCCCCGCCCCGCTGGGACACGGCGGCCTTCGGGCTCCTGGCGGTCCCGTTCCCGCTCGCCGTCGCCGTCGGGATCGGCGTCTACCTGCGCGGCCTCGACTCAGCCGGGGTCAGGGCGGTGGCCGAGGCGCGGGTGCGGCAGCGGCTGGAGCTCGCCGGGCTGCTGCACGACTCCGTCGCCCACGAGGTGACCGGGATCGTCGTCGAGGTGCAGGCGGCCCGGTTCGTCCCGTACGACGAGGCTGAAGCGCGCGAGGCGTTCGCACGGGTCGAGGAGGCGGGCCTGCGCGCCCTGGACTCCATGGACCACGCGGTCGCGACCCTGCGCGACAGCGGCCCGACCGTGCCCGGTCCCAAGGACCTGCGCGCGCTCGTGGAGCGGTTCTCACCGGCGGCGCGCTTCGACGAAGTGGGGGGAACGGCGGGGGAACTGCGGGGAGCGCGCGGGGAAGCCGCGTACGCCGTGGTGCTGGAGGCGCTGACCAACGTGCGCAGGCACGTGCCCGGCGTGCCCGACGTGGTGGTGGCGGTGACCCCGGTCGACGGCCCGGCCGTCGAGGTGTCGGTCACCGACGGCGGATCCGGCGCCGCGCCCGGTGCCACCCGTGCGACCGGCGGCAGCGGCCTGGCCGCGGTGCGGGAGCGCGTCGAGGCGGCGGGCGGCGTGCTGGAGGCCGGACCGCGGGGCGCGGGGTGGCGGGTGGCCGCGGTGTTCCCGGTGGGCTGA
- a CDS encoding ABC transporter ATP-binding protein — protein MVPQPGDLTSFPTSGATVLELLDISKVHRGGNRAVDGITMSLRPGLIGLLGPNGAGKSSLMRVAATITRPTSGQVRFEGVDVVSRPNALRRVLGYLPQDFGVYPNLTAREFLAYLAAAKGISARSAKARIDELLHLVNLTGALTRPLGRYSGGMLRRVGIAQALLGDPRVIIVDEPTAGLDPEERVRLRNLLSDLSADRVVLVSTHIVSDVDSVAADIAVVARGRLLRRGAPEELLRDVDGHVWEVTVTADEVDAVRAAHAVSRVVRTAAGARLRLLSPTRPSADAVPVAPDLEDAYLGIVNGLAVRR, from the coding sequence GTGGTGCCGCAACCTGGGGACCTCACCAGCTTCCCCACCTCCGGAGCGACCGTGCTCGAACTGCTCGACATCAGCAAGGTCCACCGCGGCGGCAACCGTGCGGTGGACGGCATCACGATGAGCCTCCGGCCCGGCCTGATCGGCCTGCTCGGTCCCAACGGCGCGGGCAAGTCGTCGCTCATGCGCGTCGCCGCCACCATCACCCGCCCCACCTCCGGCCAGGTCCGGTTCGAGGGCGTGGACGTGGTGTCCCGCCCGAACGCGCTGCGCCGCGTCCTCGGCTACCTGCCGCAGGACTTCGGCGTCTACCCGAACCTGACCGCGCGCGAGTTCCTGGCCTACCTGGCCGCGGCCAAGGGCATCTCCGCCCGCTCGGCCAAGGCGCGGATCGACGAACTGCTGCACCTGGTCAACCTCACCGGCGCTCTCACCCGGCCGCTGGGCCGGTACTCCGGCGGAATGCTGCGCCGGGTCGGCATCGCCCAGGCCCTGCTCGGCGATCCCAGGGTGATCATCGTGGACGAGCCGACCGCGGGCCTCGACCCGGAGGAGCGGGTGCGGTTGCGGAACCTCCTCAGCGACCTGTCCGCCGACCGGGTCGTGTTGGTGTCCACGCACATCGTCTCCGACGTCGACTCGGTGGCCGCGGACATCGCCGTGGTCGCCCGCGGCAGGCTGCTGCGCCGCGGCGCGCCGGAGGAGCTGCTGCGCGACGTCGACGGCCACGTCTGGGAGGTCACCGTGACCGCCGACGAGGTCGACGCGGTGCGCGCGGCCCACGCGGTGAGCCGGGTGGTCCGCACCGCGGCGGGAGCCCGGCTGCGGCTGCTGTCCCCGACCCGGCCGTCCGCGGACGCCGTGCCGGTGGCGCCGGACCTGGAAGACGCCTACCTCGGCATCGTCAACGGCTTGGCGGTGCGCCGGTGA